From Simkaniaceae bacterium, a single genomic window includes:
- a CDS encoding adenylate/guanylate cyclase domain-containing protein: MKIRTKIFLLVGGIFLFSFLATQVVEELLTLRMVHESEAQIEAKINEQNEQKRRAVESYTRTQISESKAQVGALLNRIKDLGYWKDAFKPSDLNLETNTWLSSATLLINNKWLDLIQNLHRDKLLSLIILDEPPPFRTLMVPLIDEIKISVVDSQNVGVKLEGPFISIPFPFNELTYNHNPKIISQMILSSPQLDFYLLFDPEVIANLDLKALQDNMKQYQAVVNQKQLTERKLNFDQLNALAESMGIIYESMAKAKYFLNQNSDILQSITRDKKDWFERKFQSLSDATPIEPDLDHIQKQIEDRYDEINMIWQMLAYNATGIYDYNPLAKGAPIGLCHFHKDQNIGRAVITPSVFYNEPVTQLSPQIYTGMQDRIFLGQTEEFEASTISGIEKSYLTLGIDVRTILQGLAMATEDNALLIVNNDVVKAYDVQGDEFPYVKGTYPVEQIQSAPMGTFTDTKGRQYYYISIHPMENEAVEVVLFNDKEKVFSLLNIATNSAQSFNRRLSIQMTVIGLVTFVIVFLMINILAKRMTKPIVILAESSRRVKEGALDKVNLPQQEGESKDEISDLYASFSEMIKGLKEKERVMGVLNKVVSPQIAEKILGGNIELGGEEKIVTVLFADIRHFTELTQNIAPSTLIKLLNHYMTILSEVVDEYEGVIDKYVGDEVMALFGAPLSSEESAYRAVECAIEMLSRVQKYNDEHRQGESVVFDIGIGIHTGNVVAGNMGAENRMNYTVLGANVNLAARLCSAADSMQILISKETLESFHVKENIVYEELSAITLKGFSQPIAVFQVKSVR, encoded by the coding sequence ATGAAGATTCGGACCAAAATCTTCCTCCTTGTGGGAGGAATTTTCCTATTTTCTTTTTTGGCAACTCAGGTCGTCGAAGAGTTGTTAACGCTCAGGATGGTTCATGAGAGTGAAGCGCAAATCGAAGCGAAGATCAATGAGCAGAATGAACAAAAGAGACGGGCGGTCGAATCATATACGCGGACTCAGATCAGTGAGTCCAAGGCTCAAGTGGGGGCCTTATTAAATCGGATCAAGGATCTGGGGTATTGGAAAGATGCCTTTAAACCTTCCGATTTGAATTTAGAAACGAATACGTGGCTCTCTTCAGCAACTCTTTTGATCAATAATAAATGGCTCGACTTAATTCAGAATTTGCATCGAGATAAACTATTATCTCTCATTATTTTAGATGAACCTCCTCCTTTTCGGACATTGATGGTTCCGTTGATTGATGAGATCAAGATCAGTGTTGTCGATTCTCAAAATGTGGGGGTTAAATTAGAGGGGCCTTTTATCTCGATCCCATTTCCATTCAATGAGTTGACATACAATCACAACCCCAAAATCATCTCGCAGATGATTTTATCAAGTCCTCAGCTCGATTTCTATTTGCTCTTCGATCCCGAAGTCATAGCCAATTTAGATCTCAAGGCATTGCAAGATAACATGAAACAATATCAAGCTGTAGTCAATCAAAAGCAGTTAACAGAGAGAAAATTGAACTTTGATCAGCTCAATGCTTTAGCCGAATCGATGGGAATTATTTATGAGTCTATGGCAAAAGCTAAATACTTTTTGAATCAGAATTCCGATATTTTGCAATCAATCACAAGAGATAAGAAGGATTGGTTTGAGCGTAAATTTCAAAGTCTGTCCGATGCCACTCCGATTGAGCCGGATTTAGATCATATTCAAAAACAGATCGAAGATCGCTATGATGAAATTAATATGATTTGGCAAATGCTTGCCTACAATGCAACGGGAATCTATGACTATAATCCTTTAGCAAAGGGGGCTCCAATTGGTCTATGTCATTTCCATAAAGATCAAAATATCGGAAGGGCCGTCATTACCCCGTCCGTTTTTTATAATGAACCGGTCACCCAGTTGAGCCCACAAATTTATACCGGAATGCAGGATCGGATTTTCTTAGGGCAAACTGAGGAATTTGAAGCATCGACAATCAGCGGTATCGAGAAAAGCTATTTGACGCTTGGCATTGATGTGCGCACCATTTTACAAGGGCTTGCCATGGCGACGGAGGATAATGCCTTATTGATTGTGAATAATGATGTTGTCAAAGCGTATGATGTTCAGGGTGATGAGTTTCCTTATGTTAAGGGAACTTATCCCGTAGAGCAAATTCAATCTGCCCCCATGGGAACTTTTACCGATACCAAGGGGAGACAATACTATTATATTTCGATCCATCCAATGGAAAATGAAGCAGTTGAAGTTGTCCTCTTTAATGATAAGGAAAAGGTCTTTTCGCTTCTCAATATTGCAACAAATTCTGCACAGAGCTTTAATCGCCGCTTGTCAATTCAAATGACTGTGATAGGTCTTGTGACCTTTGTTATCGTTTTTTTGATGATCAATATATTAGCTAAACGGATGACAAAACCAATTGTCATTCTTGCAGAATCGAGTCGTCGTGTGAAAGAAGGAGCTCTTGACAAGGTTAATTTGCCACAGCAAGAGGGTGAGTCCAAGGATGAAATTTCTGATTTATATGCTTCGTTTTCTGAGATGATTAAGGGATTAAAAGAAAAAGAGCGCGTCATGGGGGTACTAAATAAAGTGGTTTCTCCTCAAATTGCAGAAAAAATTCTTGGGGGTAACATTGAATTGGGCGGTGAAGAAAAGATTGTGACGGTTCTTTTTGCCGATATTCGCCATTTTACGGAATTAACACAAAATATTGCCCCATCGACTTTGATCAAGTTATTAAACCATTATATGACAATCCTATCTGAAGTTGTCGATGAATATGAAGGTGTGATTGATAAATACGTTGGTGATGAGGTGATGGCATTATTTGGTGCGCCTCTATCGTCAGAAGAGAGCGCCTATAGAGCGGTTGAATGTGCTATTGAAATGCTCTCCCGGGTGCAAAAATACAATGATGAGCATAGGCAAGGGGAATCGGTCGTTTTTGATATTGGAATTGGGATTCATACGGGAAATGTCGTTGCCGGAAATATGGGTGCGGAAAATCGGATGAATTATACGGTGCTGGGAGCTAATGTCAATTTAGCGGCAAGGCTTTGTTCGGCAGCCGATTCAATGCAGATTCTCATCTCTAAAGAGACTTTAGAGTCGTTTCACGTCAAAGAAAACATTGTCTATGAAGAGCTAAGCGCGATTACATTGAAGGGTTTTTCTCAGCCCATTGCTGTCTTTCAGGTGAAGTCAGTGCGTTGA
- a CDS encoding sugar transferase — protein MHIERFFYFIAKRLFDIFFSLIVIIVGSPLFFLIAIGIKLTSPGPILYKSMRVKKDFEVFRCLKFRTMYTDADEKLALILEHSPEKRAEWENFYKLKDDPRITFIGAFLRKTSLDEIPQFLNVLKGDMSIVGPRPMAVSLPNMSVIEEIKRYLGNDADKILSIKPGITGLWQTSGRNHLTLSQRAKLDMEYIEKRSFLLDLWLIIKTIPLMIHPKGAY, from the coding sequence ATGCATATAGAGCGCTTTTTTTATTTCATAGCTAAACGGCTTTTTGACATTTTCTTCAGCCTTATCGTGATCATCGTTGGCTCTCCTCTTTTTTTTCTCATCGCCATAGGCATTAAACTGACCTCGCCGGGCCCTATTTTATATAAAAGCATGCGGGTAAAAAAAGATTTTGAGGTTTTTAGATGTCTGAAATTTAGAACGATGTATACCGATGCCGATGAAAAACTCGCGTTGATTTTAGAACACTCTCCTGAAAAACGGGCTGAATGGGAGAATTTCTATAAACTCAAAGATGATCCGCGCATCACTTTTATAGGAGCATTCTTGAGAAAAACATCTCTGGATGAAATTCCACAGTTTTTGAATGTCTTAAAAGGGGATATGAGCATTGTAGGCCCAAGGCCCATGGCCGTTTCCCTACCGAATATGAGCGTTATTGAAGAGATAAAACGCTATCTTGGGAATGACGCTGACAAAATTCTGTCCATTAAGCCGGGGATTACGGGACTATGGCAAACATCGGGGCGCAATCATTTGACATTGAGTCAACGCGCAAAACTCGATATGGAATATATAGAAAAAAGAAGCTTTTTGCTCGACTTATGGTTGATTATAAAAACAATCCCCCTCATGATCCACCCTAAAGGAGCCTATTAG
- a CDS encoding FtsX-like permease family protein gives MFEFHFARKYLVPKKNRLSASLIACLSCLVISLVIWLLLLFLSVTEGLEKNWLKKLTTINAPVRIVPTNEYYNSYYYLSDSISSESNYSLKTIYEKLQASQTDPYNPEFDEEIPSYWPESLKNSHHQMVDLIKTTYQSINELPFKGIRASDYQVTAAMLKLNLIRPSFQGYDESYISQATYLSTLDQDQPQLSSLLLPPTESDINHLLFLVKWKGSQDNSIFQRIFSHLDLQETRPASRRFSLPHHALPPSHVFDVWVHTKQTDAIRHVILPEEMSEERPGYFAASLYRNDDHLVLEIDGKKHPLPSRTPLVMDVSTRFQSTLLKTTFLSAHDLSEIFVEATAFLQNTSINATLSLADLEITKADIKHAFDTPPFIEPIWPYQVQDKVHIPKKAWMDATGVLVPKNFKNSGVSIGDKGSLSYAAFTGTTSQEMNAPIFVAGFYDPGVMGIGARYILAQRSTVEAIAASNTSHSLDPMMSNGINIWFPDLKKTPQIVTALQNMLDSYKIAPYFNIIPYYEFEFAKDLIQQLQSDRYIFTLVGIIILAVAGCNIISALLLLVNDKKKEIGILKAMGTSNRSIIFIFSLCGLTLGILSFIIGAGAAALTLQNIDSLVHFLSFLQGQNAFNPEIYGQNLPNTLSMRAFIIMAVATPIVSLLAGFLPALKASRISPTHILRSES, from the coding sequence ATGTTTGAATTTCATTTTGCGCGAAAATATCTCGTCCCAAAAAAAAATCGCCTTTCGGCATCTTTAATCGCTTGTTTATCATGCCTTGTCATTTCCCTTGTCATCTGGCTTTTACTTCTCTTCCTCTCCGTGACGGAAGGACTTGAGAAAAATTGGCTTAAAAAACTCACAACGATCAATGCCCCCGTTCGCATTGTGCCAACCAATGAGTATTACAATTCGTACTACTATTTGAGCGATAGCATCAGTAGTGAGTCAAATTATTCCTTGAAGACGATTTATGAAAAGCTCCAAGCAAGCCAAACCGACCCTTACAATCCGGAATTCGATGAAGAAATCCCTTCCTATTGGCCTGAATCTTTAAAAAACTCCCATCATCAAATGGTTGATCTGATTAAAACGACGTATCAATCAATTAATGAACTTCCCTTTAAAGGGATCCGCGCTTCAGATTATCAAGTCACGGCTGCAATGCTTAAACTCAATCTCATTCGCCCTTCCTTTCAAGGGTATGATGAGAGTTATATCTCTCAAGCAACTTACCTGAGCACATTGGATCAAGACCAACCTCAGCTCAGTTCTTTATTACTACCTCCAACTGAATCTGATATTAACCACCTACTCTTTCTAGTGAAGTGGAAAGGGAGCCAAGATAACTCTATCTTCCAAAGAATTTTCTCTCATCTCGATCTCCAAGAAACGCGACCCGCAAGCCGACGCTTTAGCCTCCCCCATCACGCCCTGCCCCCTTCTCATGTTTTTGACGTATGGGTTCATACAAAGCAAACGGATGCAATCCGCCATGTCATCCTCCCCGAGGAAATGTCTGAAGAAAGGCCCGGATATTTCGCCGCCAGCCTCTATCGAAATGATGACCATTTAGTTCTCGAAATCGATGGCAAAAAACACCCCCTTCCCTCCCGCACTCCTCTCGTTATGGATGTATCGACCCGTTTTCAATCTACTCTTTTAAAGACCACTTTCTTATCCGCCCATGATTTATCTGAAATCTTTGTTGAAGCAACGGCTTTCCTTCAAAATACATCGATCAATGCAACCTTATCTCTAGCTGACCTTGAAATCACCAAAGCTGATATCAAACATGCCTTTGATACCCCTCCTTTTATCGAACCGATTTGGCCCTATCAAGTTCAAGATAAAGTCCACATTCCAAAAAAAGCTTGGATGGATGCAACAGGCGTGCTTGTCCCCAAAAACTTCAAAAATTCAGGGGTTAGCATCGGCGATAAAGGATCGCTATCCTATGCTGCTTTCACCGGAACGACTTCACAAGAAATGAATGCCCCCATTTTTGTCGCCGGTTTCTATGACCCGGGCGTGATGGGAATTGGAGCGCGTTATATTTTAGCACAAAGATCTACCGTAGAAGCCATTGCCGCATCTAACACCTCTCATTCTCTTGACCCCATGATGTCAAATGGCATTAACATTTGGTTCCCGGATCTTAAAAAGACACCCCAAATTGTGACGGCTCTTCAGAACATGCTCGATAGCTACAAAATCGCCCCCTATTTTAATATTATCCCCTATTATGAATTTGAATTTGCAAAAGATCTCATTCAGCAACTTCAAAGCGATCGCTACATCTTTACCTTAGTCGGTATCATTATTTTAGCCGTTGCCGGTTGCAATATCATTTCAGCCCTACTTCTCCTCGTTAATGATAAGAAAAAGGAAATTGGAATTTTGAAAGCCATGGGGACTTCAAATCGCAGTATTATTTTTATTTTTTCACTCTGCGGGCTAACCCTCGGTATTTTAAGCTTTATCATTGGAGCCGGCGCTGCTGCTTTGACGCTTCAAAATATCGACTCCCTTGTCCACTTCCTTAGCTTCTTGCAAGGACAAAACGCTTTTAATCCCGAAATTTATGGACAGAACCTCCCTAATACATTGAGCATGCGCGCCTTTATCATTATGGCAGTTGCCACTCCAATCGTCTCTCTCCTTGCCGGCTTTTTACCGGCCTTAAAGGCCTCTCGAATCAGCCCGACCCATATTTTGAGGAGCGAGTCATGA
- a CDS encoding polyprenyl synthetase family protein — MIDQNEPKNRVFDRDTSIHLTKTIHAYVEERLQSIEEALDRLLQSHHPLHQSLIEAARYSVLSKAKRLRPLIVLAIAECYHIPFEHVIDPACSIEILHTYTLIHDDLPCMDNELMRRGKPALHHIYPEGHSVLTGDFLLTLAFDILAHAPHLSDSDKILLIQSLTRKTGGDGVIAGQVIDLNQHIEHTHDSLIYMYKRKTADLFTAAFEFGAIIAHVSQRDQKLLKEFGEQFGLIFQFIDDLEDYESDSDKITAPHLFGIQKTIDIISTSLKQLDEKSKEISIEIPLLHFLISQIEQKLNALTSPERQQWAEKNPSM, encoded by the coding sequence ATGATAGACCAAAATGAGCCGAAAAACCGGGTATTTGATCGCGACACTTCCATTCATTTGACTAAAACGATCCATGCCTATGTTGAAGAGAGACTTCAATCCATTGAAGAGGCCCTAGATCGCCTTCTTCAATCCCACCACCCCCTCCATCAATCGCTGATTGAAGCTGCGCGCTACAGCGTCTTATCAAAAGCAAAACGGTTAAGACCACTTATTGTGCTTGCGATTGCAGAGTGTTATCATATTCCTTTTGAACATGTCATTGACCCTGCCTGCTCTATTGAGATCCTCCACACTTATACACTCATTCACGATGACCTTCCTTGCATGGACAATGAGTTAATGCGTCGAGGTAAACCCGCCCTCCATCATATTTACCCTGAAGGGCATTCCGTTTTGACGGGTGATTTTTTACTCACACTCGCTTTCGATATTTTAGCGCATGCCCCCCATCTTAGCGATTCTGATAAAATCCTACTCATTCAGTCTCTCACGCGCAAAACCGGAGGTGACGGAGTGATTGCGGGACAAGTGATCGATCTCAATCAGCACATTGAGCATACCCATGACTCTCTTATTTATATGTATAAGCGAAAAACAGCGGATTTATTCACGGCTGCATTTGAATTTGGAGCCATCATTGCCCATGTTTCTCAAAGAGATCAAAAATTACTTAAAGAATTTGGAGAACAATTTGGGCTGATTTTTCAGTTTATCGATGACCTAGAAGATTATGAGAGCGATTCAGATAAGATCACAGCGCCCCATCTCTTTGGTATTCAAAAAACAATAGACATCATCTCAACTTCTCTTAAACAACTGGATGAAAAATCCAAAGAGATCTCGATTGAAATCCCCCTCCTCCATTTTCTCATCTCTCAAATTGAGCAAAAACTCAACGCACTGACTTCACCTGAAAGACAGCAATGGGCTGAGAAAAACCCTTCAATGTAA
- a CDS encoding ABC transporter ATP-binding protein: MVIELKKVSKCFYRPEKQLLIENIDLSVFEGETIAIIGESGVGKSTLMHIMGLLEPPSSGDIYFKEKSISELNPNQLRQHFIGFVFQGFYLLEEESVLDNVLLPAKIARQPTHRTSPSYERALDLIADVNLLDRIHYPTKLLSGGEKQRVAIARALCNDPSLILADEPTGNLDSLHKQMIQNILISCCKKYNKSLIVVTHDLSFANLCDRRYHLINKQIRVV; the protein is encoded by the coding sequence TTGGTTATTGAGCTCAAAAAAGTTTCTAAATGTTTCTACCGCCCGGAAAAACAACTCCTCATTGAGAACATTGACCTCAGTGTTTTTGAGGGGGAAACCATCGCCATTATCGGAGAATCCGGAGTGGGTAAAAGTACCCTAATGCATATCATGGGACTTCTTGAACCCCCTTCAAGTGGTGATATCTACTTTAAAGAAAAATCGATAAGTGAGTTAAATCCAAATCAGCTCAGACAACACTTTATTGGCTTTGTTTTTCAGGGGTTTTATCTTCTCGAAGAAGAGAGCGTCCTCGACAATGTCTTGCTCCCCGCAAAAATTGCACGACAACCTACTCATCGCACGAGCCCTTCTTATGAAAGAGCATTGGACTTAATTGCCGATGTCAATCTCCTCGATCGCATCCATTACCCGACAAAACTCCTATCGGGAGGAGAAAAGCAGCGCGTTGCCATTGCGCGAGCGCTTTGCAACGACCCTTCTCTGATTTTAGCCGATGAACCTACAGGGAACCTCGATTCCCTTCACAAACAAATGATTCAAAATATCCTCATCTCATGCTGTAAAAAATACAATAAATCTCTGATTGTCGTGACACATGACTTGAGTTTTGCTAATCTATGTGACCGACGCTATCATCTAATCAACAAACAAATACGAGTTGTTTGA
- a CDS encoding UDP-glucose/GDP-mannose dehydrogenase family protein, whose product MNLLIIGTGYVGLVTGTCFAEMGHHVTCLDIDDAKIELLKQGKTPIYEPGLEELVTKNQNAHRLSFTTSYEEGLKNIDVCFIAVPTGSNPDGGCDLSHVKSAAQSIGKLMSGPLVIANKSTSPLHTTDLIRSIIQEELQHRQLSYPFDVVSNPEFLKEGCAIQDSMKPDRIIIGSDSQYATDIMKELYSAFSLNHNRILIMSCVSAELTKYAANVMLASRISLMNELSRVCDQANANIHDVRIGIGSDKRIGYHFLYAGVGYGGSCFPKDIKALKKIAEEMDIETPMLDAIELVNDQQKRRLSQKISNHFGDLSDCQIAIWGLSFKPDTDDIRHAPALQLIDDLLQKNATIKVYDPISMDHVKKHFPPSEKIIYAKSEYDAADNADAIALVTEWKQFRFVDLKKIASNMRSKVFFDGRNQYKPHQLGQLGFTYYGIGVPKFS is encoded by the coding sequence ATGAATCTATTGATTATCGGAACAGGTTATGTTGGCTTGGTCACCGGAACCTGTTTTGCTGAAATGGGCCACCACGTGACTTGTCTTGATATCGATGACGCCAAAATCGAGCTGCTAAAGCAGGGCAAAACGCCTATTTACGAGCCGGGACTTGAAGAGCTTGTCACTAAAAATCAAAATGCCCATCGCCTCTCTTTTACCACTTCATATGAAGAGGGACTCAAAAATATCGACGTTTGCTTTATTGCCGTTCCTACAGGATCTAACCCGGATGGGGGCTGTGATCTATCTCATGTGAAAAGCGCAGCTCAAAGCATTGGAAAGTTGATGTCCGGCCCCTTGGTTATCGCCAATAAATCGACATCCCCTCTTCATACAACAGATCTCATTCGCTCTATTATTCAAGAAGAACTACAACATCGTCAGCTATCCTACCCCTTTGATGTCGTTTCAAATCCCGAGTTTTTAAAGGAAGGGTGCGCCATCCAAGACAGTATGAAACCCGATCGGATCATTATTGGTAGTGACTCTCAATATGCTACCGATATAATGAAAGAGCTTTATTCAGCTTTTTCATTGAATCACAATCGCATTCTTATCATGTCATGCGTCTCAGCTGAACTGACAAAATATGCGGCTAATGTAATGCTCGCTTCACGCATTTCACTCATGAATGAGCTTTCGCGCGTTTGTGACCAAGCCAATGCCAATATCCACGATGTGCGCATTGGAATCGGATCGGATAAACGGATAGGTTACCATTTTTTATATGCAGGCGTTGGCTATGGCGGATCTTGCTTCCCCAAAGACATTAAAGCACTCAAAAAAATTGCAGAAGAAATGGATATTGAAACGCCCATGCTCGATGCCATTGAGCTCGTCAATGACCAGCAAAAAAGGCGCCTCTCACAAAAAATCTCCAATCACTTCGGCGATTTATCCGATTGTCAAATTGCCATCTGGGGCCTTTCATTCAAACCCGATACGGATGATATTCGCCACGCACCGGCGCTTCAATTGATCGATGATCTGCTTCAAAAAAATGCGACGATCAAGGTGTATGATCCTATCTCAATGGATCATGTAAAAAAACATTTCCCTCCTTCAGAAAAAATTATTTATGCCAAATCGGAGTATGATGCGGCAGATAATGCCGATGCGATTGCCCTTGTCACTGAATGGAAACAATTTCGCTTTGTCGATTTGAAAAAAATTGCGAGCAATATGCGCTCTAAAGTCTTTTTTGATGGCCGCAATCAATATAAGCCTCACCAATTAGGTCAGCTCGGATTCACTTATTATGGAATAGGAGTACCCAAATTCTCATGA
- a CDS encoding ABC transporter ATP-binding protein: MNKDVKYLFEVDALSFSYRLGKCLVPALKNISLKIKRGELITLCGPSGSGKSTLLSIMGLIEPLQKGEVTFNQKEFSKLSSKERNKIRRYHIGFIFQQFHLIPVLSVEENVAYFLKTQGLNKLVIEKRVRETLTAVGLWDHRKKRPNQLSGGQRQRVAIARALAKEPEVIVGDEPTANLDQKTGREIMEIFAQLVKEKGITVILATHDEMVKSYASQNFVILDGKLIGDK, from the coding sequence ATGAATAAAGATGTAAAGTATTTATTTGAAGTCGATGCGCTTTCCTTTTCTTATCGATTGGGTAAATGCCTCGTTCCGGCTTTGAAAAACATCTCTTTAAAGATCAAAAGAGGTGAGCTGATTACGCTGTGCGGTCCTTCCGGATCCGGAAAGTCTACTCTATTGAGTATCATGGGTTTAATAGAGCCTCTGCAGAAGGGGGAAGTTACTTTTAATCAAAAAGAATTTTCTAAGCTCTCATCTAAAGAAAGAAATAAGATTCGCCGCTATCACATCGGATTTATTTTTCAGCAATTCCATCTTATCCCCGTATTAAGTGTAGAGGAAAATGTTGCGTATTTCCTTAAAACTCAAGGTCTTAATAAGTTGGTGATTGAAAAGAGGGTGAGGGAGACGCTCACGGCGGTTGGGCTATGGGATCATCGAAAAAAACGTCCCAATCAACTCAGTGGAGGGCAACGGCAGCGGGTAGCCATTGCAAGAGCCCTTGCAAAAGAGCCTGAGGTGATTGTCGGGGATGAGCCAACTGCGAATTTAGATCAAAAGACAGGTCGGGAAATTATGGAAATCTTCGCTCAATTGGTGAAGGAAAAGGGGATTACGGTCATTTTAGCGACACATGATGAAATGGTCAAATCGTATGCTTCGCAAAACTTTGTAATTCTCGATGGAAAACTAATAGGTGACAAATGA
- a CDS encoding ABC transporter permease — translation MSLIIAFRNLFRNLRRTFAILMTIALGAGALFAFQGFIEGVLSDYKESTIHSHYGHGQINTQNYRDKVYAEPWLYWIKSPQEVESFLQKQEAVDHIFPRVSFSALLKNGKKTINGMGQGIVAQSEDRFFDSLNIESGESLTTQENGILLGKGLAEALGAKPGDKITLYTQNVKDGYSKDAFIVTGIFHTGIVDFDGRIFRIQLNKAQKLLRTDGIESISVGLADESKWKHLVEALKNQFPQLEATYFDELDKVYYKNSVDWLNAQYSIVQGIILSIVLLGIFNSISTSILERRQEVGNLRANGESKWSVIRLVILEGGLLGLGGAVIGISLVYLFFSYCLGDGITMPPGPGSTRSFTATFTFTWQMLALTGSLSMISAVAASAFAAVRVVKMPIAKALRG, via the coding sequence ATGAGTCTTATCATAGCGTTTCGCAATCTATTTCGTAATTTAAGAAGAACTTTTGCCATCCTGATGACGATTGCACTCGGGGCGGGTGCATTATTTGCCTTCCAAGGATTTATCGAAGGCGTTTTAAGCGACTACAAAGAATCGACAATCCACTCCCATTATGGGCATGGGCAAATCAATACTCAAAATTATCGGGATAAAGTTTATGCAGAGCCTTGGCTGTATTGGATCAAATCCCCTCAAGAAGTCGAGAGTTTTTTACAAAAACAAGAGGCGGTTGATCACATTTTTCCTCGGGTCAGTTTTTCAGCGCTATTAAAAAATGGAAAAAAGACGATCAATGGAATGGGGCAGGGAATTGTAGCTCAAAGTGAGGATCGGTTTTTTGATAGCTTAAATATTGAGTCGGGAGAATCGCTGACCACACAAGAAAATGGGATTTTACTTGGCAAAGGTCTCGCTGAAGCATTGGGAGCTAAGCCGGGGGACAAAATCACTCTTTATACGCAAAATGTTAAAGATGGATATTCAAAAGACGCTTTTATTGTAACGGGGATTTTCCATACGGGTATTGTTGATTTTGATGGGCGTATCTTTCGCATTCAGCTCAACAAAGCACAAAAGTTATTAAGGACAGATGGTATTGAGAGCATATCAGTCGGTCTTGCCGATGAGTCAAAATGGAAGCATCTTGTTGAGGCTCTCAAAAATCAGTTTCCACAGCTCGAGGCGACATATTTTGATGAACTCGATAAAGTTTATTATAAAAATTCGGTTGACTGGCTCAATGCGCAATACAGTATTGTTCAGGGAATTATTTTATCCATTGTCTTGCTGGGAATTTTTAATTCGATTTCCACTTCAATTTTAGAGCGCCGACAAGAGGTCGGTAATTTAAGAGCCAATGGTGAATCCAAGTGGAGCGTTATCCGGCTCGTTATTCTGGAGGGGGGGCTCTTAGGGTTAGGAGGGGCGGTCATTGGAATATCCCTTGTCTATCTCTTTTTCTCCTATTGTCTTGGGGATGGAATCACCATGCCACCCGGACCGGGAAGCACCAGATCGTTTACGGCAACATTTACATTCACTTGGCAGATGCTTGCATTGACAGGATCGTTGAGCATGATCTCAGCAGTCGCTGCCTCAGCATTTGCAGCCGTGCGCGTTGTCAAGATGCCAATTGCTAAAGCGCTTCGCGGCTAA
- the rpmG gene encoding 50S ribosomal protein L33 produces MAKKGAREIIKLKSTESAECYWTTKNKKTTTERLELKKFDKSLRKRVVFKEAK; encoded by the coding sequence ATGGCTAAAAAAGGCGCTAGAGAAATTATTAAGTTAAAAAGTACAGAAAGTGCTGAGTGCTACTGGACAACAAAAAACAAAAAAACAACAACTGAAAGACTTGAGCTTAAGAAGTTTGACAAGTCATTAAGAAAACGCGTTGTTTTTAAAGAAGCTAAGTAG